The DNA region AATCAATTACAATAATTCCTCCCATATCACGAAGACGTAGTTGCCTTGCAATTTCCTGAGCTGCAGCCATATTTACATCAAAAGCATTTTCTTCCTGATTATTATTAGATTTTCCTCTGTTTCCACTATTTACATCTATTACATGTAAGGCTTCGGTATGTTCAATAACTATATATGCACCTTTACTAACTGCAACTGTTTTACCAAAAAGAGCTTTTATTTGTTTATCAACACCATATTGTTGAAAAATAGGAATTTTTTTTTGATAGTATTTTACTATTTTTTCCTTTTCAGGAGCTATAGTTTTAATATATTCTCTAATTTCAGTATGTAGCGATTCATCATTTACATATATATAATTAAATGATTTATTAAGAATATCCCTTAAAATTGCAGATGTTCTTTTTAGTTCTCCAATTATTAATTTAGGAGGAGTTACTGCATTTAGGTTCTTAAAGCCGTTTTCCCACTTTTTAACTAATTCTTTTAATTCGGAATCAAAATCAGCTACTTTTTTAGTTTCCCCTACAGTTCTTATAATGATACCGTAATTTTTAGGTTTAATACTTTCTAATAATCTTTTTAATCTGTCGCGTTCTTCAATATTTTCAATTTTCTGAGAAATTGAAACACGATTTGAAAACGGAAGCAAAACAAGGTTTCTTCCGGCTAATGATATTTCAGAGGTAAGTCTCGGACCTTTTGTAGAAATGGGTTCTTTGGCAATTTGTACAAGAATTTCCTGTCCTTTAGTTAAAACATCGGAAATTTTTCCATCCTTTTCAATATCTTTTTCTAATTTGAATTTTGAGAATGATGGTAATTTTTGGTTTGAATATAATGCAAGTTTTAAAAACTTTGTCAATGATAAAAATTGATGTCCGAAATCGAGATAATGTAAGAATGCATCCTTTTCATATCCGATATCAACAAATGCAGCATTCAGGCTAGGCATAATTTTCTTAACCTTTCCTAAATATATATCTCCAACTGAGAACTTTGTATCACTTCTTTCTTTATTTAACTCAACTAATTGTTTGTCTTCAAGAAGTGCAATAATAATTTCTGAGGAGTGTACATCAATAACTAATTCCCTGTCCACTTTCCGTATTTTTAATAGATATTTTGATATTGAAAAAATAATTCAATAAACAAGTTGTTACAAACAAAACAAACCTAAAGAGACTTTGCTCAATAGGTTTATTTAATTTTATAACTAATACATTACATAAGAAAAAAAT from Bacteroidales bacterium includes:
- a CDS encoding Rne/Rng family ribonuclease, with the translated sequence MDRELVIDVHSSEIIIALLEDKQLVELNKERSDTKFSVGDIYLGKVKKIMPSLNAAFVDIGYEKDAFLHYLDFGHQFLSLTKFLKLALYSNQKLPSFSKFKLEKDIEKDGKISDVLTKGQEILVQIAKEPISTKGPRLTSEISLAGRNLVLLPFSNRVSISQKIENIEERDRLKRLLESIKPKNYGIIIRTVGETKKVADFDSELKELVKKWENGFKNLNAVTPPKLIIGELKRTSAILRDILNKSFNYIYVNDESLHTEIREYIKTIAPEKEKIVKYYQKKIPIFQQYGVDKQIKALFGKTVAVSKGAYIVIEHTEALHVIDVNSGNRGKSNNNQEENAFDVNMAAAQEIARQLRLRDMGGIIVIDFIDMHKPDNRYALHEKMKELMLTDRAKHHILQLSKFGLMQITRQRVRPEMHIETFEKCPTCRGTGEVSPSILFIDELENKLSLVVNKAKMSFIILNVHPYIAGYINKGMFSIRFKWFLKFRKKIKVHGISSYNLLEYNFFDNNGNKIIY